One segment of Ipomoea triloba cultivar NCNSP0323 chromosome 12, ASM357664v1 DNA contains the following:
- the LOC116000089 gene encoding probable pyruvate kinase, cytosolic isozyme, protein MPSTASLGSSRSLLTKENTSTYLGKRKFSPAEDVFHQTAAADILKQEEDGGNQIPKTKIVCTLGPASRSVEMIGKLLNAGMSVARFNFSHGSHEYHQETLDNLRLAIKNTGIPCAVMLDTKGPEIRTGFLKDGKPIQLKKGQEITLTTDYTVDGDDTLISISYHKLATDVSPGSTILCSDGTLTLTVLNCDKDSGLVRCRCENSAVLGERKNVNLPGVVVDLPTLTAKDKKDILGWGVPNKVDIIALSFVRKGSDVVMVRELLGPENAKNIVLMSKVENEEGVCNLEEILASSDAFMVARGDLGMEIPIEKIFVAQKVMIRKCNALGKAVVTATQMLESMIKCPRPTRAEATDVANAVIDGTDCVMLSGETAAGDYAEEAVRTMAKICLEAEKCLDYAQIFKKALENSPLPMNPLESLACAAVQTANSAKAAMVLVLSKDGNAAKLLAKYRPSMPILSALIGDDAPAGHGLIYRGILPVSISELKGNGGGEDEVTAAAIGYGKEKQLCHAGDTVVVTSPENGVINVLTIN, encoded by the exons ATGCCTTCCACTGCCTCTTTGGGTTCCTCACGGTCCCTTCTCACCAAAGAGAACACCAGCACCTATCTCGGAAAAAGAAAGTTTTCGCCGGCCGAGGATGTTTTCCATCAAACGGCGGCGGCGGATATACTTAAACAAGAAGAGGATGGGGGGAATCAGATTCCTAAGACCAAGATCGTTTGCACGCTGGGCCCCGCGTCGCGATCAGTGGAGATGATCGGGAAACTCCTGAATGCCGGCATGAGCGTCGCTCGCTTCAACTTCTCCCATGGTTCCCATGAATACCACCAGGAAACCCTAGATAACCTCCGACTTGCCATCAAAAATACTGGTATTCCTTGCGCCGTCATGTTGGATACTAAG GGTCCAGAGATAAGAACAGGGTTCCTGAAAGATGGGAAGCCAATCCAACTGAAGAAAGGCCAAGAAATTACCCTAACCACAGACTATACCGTTGATGGTGACGACACCCTCATCTCTATCTCCTATCATAAACTCGCCACTGACGTTTCTCCGGGAAGCACCATCCTCTGCTCCGACGGCACCCTCACACTAACCGTCTTGAACTGCGACAAGGACTCCGGCCTAGTGCGGTGTCGCTGCGAGAACAGCGCTGTGTTGGGTGAACGGAAGAACGTGAATCTCCCCGGCGTGGTCGTCGATCTTCCCACGCTGACCGCGAAAGACAAGAAGGATATCCTGGGATGGGGTGTGCCTAATAAGGTTGATATTATTGCGTTGTCTTTTGTGCGTAAAGGGTCTGATGTTGTGATGGTTAGGGAGCTCCTAGGCCCCGAGAATGCGAAGAATATTGTGTTGATGTCTAAGGTTGAGAATGAAGAAGGAGTTTGTAATTTGGAGGAGATCTTGGCGAGTTCCGATGCTTTCATGGTGGCTAGGGGCGATTTGGGGATGGAAATTCCGATCGAGAAGATATTTGTTGCGCAGAAGGTTATGATACGTAAGTGCAACGCGCTGGGTAAGGCGGTGGTGACGGCCACGCAGATGCTGGAATCAATGATCAAATGCCCGCGCCCCACTAGAGCTGAGGCTACTGACGTTGCCAATGCGGTGATCGACGGCACTGATTGCGTCATGCTCAGCGGTGAGACCGCCGCGGGGGATTACGCTGAGGAGGCCGTTAGAACCATGGCCAAGATCTGCTTGGAAGCCGAGAAGTGCCTCGATTACGCCCAGATTTTCAAGAAAGCTTTGGAGAATTCGCCGTTGCCGATGAATCCGCTGGAAAGCCTGGCCTGCGCCGCCGTACAGACGGCGAATTCCGCTAAAGCGGCGATGGTTTTGGTCCTCAGCAAGGACGGCAACGCTGCCAAATTGTTAGCTAAGTATAGACCTAGTATGCCGATTCTGTCGGCATTGATCGGCGACGATGCTCCGGCCGGGCATGGGCTCATATACCGGGGAATTCTGCCGGTTTCGATCTCGGAATTGAAAGGCAACGGAGGAGGAGAAGATGAGGTGACCGCGGCAGCCATTGGATACGGAAAGGAAAAGCAGCTCTGCCACGCCGGTGACACCGTGGTggtgacttcgccggaaaaCGGTGTGATCAATGTACTGACTATCAACTAG